The genome window TTTTTTTCAAATCTTTGGTAATTAATTTTACTTCTTTCTGGTAAGATTCCTAATATAAATTTGGTTGTCAATGTCTTCCCACTACCTGATTCTCCAGCTAATGCTACTATTTCACCAGAATTTATAGAAAAATCTACATTTTTTAGAAGTATCTTATCGTCAATTTCTAAATTTAATTTTTCTATTTCAATTAGCTTCAATATTTTCTACCTCTTTTCTCTAATTTTTTAATCTGATATATAGTAAAAATTATTGCTAATCCTGGAGCTATAGTAAACCAAGGAGCAGATAAAAAATATGATTGAGATTGATTTAACATATTTCCCCAAGTGGGATAAGGAGGCTGAATTCCAAGTCCTAAATATCCTAACCCTGCTTCTGTTAATATAGCTCCTGCAAACCCAGTTGTAAAAGATACTGATACAGACTTTAAAATATTTGGTAAAATGTGTCTATAAATAATTCTTAAATCAGATACTCCATAAGTTTTTACTGCTATTACATACTCCATATTTTTTTCTTTCTTTACTAGTCCTCTCACTACATTTACACATCTTGGAATATATATTACAAAAATGGCTACAATTAAAGAGTGAAATCCTGTGCCTAAAATTATTATTATTCCAAGTGCAATCAAAATTCCAGGAATAGACATGATAACCTCTACTATTGACATTATTATTACATCTATTCCTTTTCCAAAATATCCTGCTAAACTTCCTATTATTGTTCCAGTTATCACTGATAAAGATATTGATAGAAAAGCTATTGCTAATGTATAGAAACTTCCTAATAAAAGTCTACTGAAAATATCTCTTCCTAAATTATCACAACCTAAAATATTTTCAAATGTTGGAGCCATTAATATTTTACTTTCTTCCATAGCATAAGGGTCTTGATAAAAAAATATACAAATCATTATAACTATGATTAGTAACAAGTATCTTATTTTTTTCACTATCTCTCACTCCTTATCCTTGGGTCTACTATGGAGTACAATATATCTATCATAAAATTGATTACAACTAAAACTACTGAAGTATAAAAAATCAATCCTTGAACTAAAGGTAAATCTCTGTTTATTACTGCTGTTATCATCAATCTTCCTATTCCAGGTATTGAAAATATCTGCTCTATAATTACTACTCCAGTTATTAAATCAATCAACATTATTCCAATTAAAGGAATAACTGGAATAATTGAATTTTTTAAAATATAGATATTCAACCAAAATTTTTTTACTCCATTTACAAAAAGATATTTTATATATTCTTCTCTTAACTCTATCTCTAAATTATTTTTTATATAACTAGTAAAAACTCCTATGTTTGGAATTGCTATCACTATACAAGGTAATAATAACGAATATAAAGTATTGTTATATCCCACTGAAAACCATCTCAATATAACACTAAAAATAAACATAGATATTATTCCTAACCAAAAAGAGGGTATTGAGATACATAATCCTATTATAAAATCAATTACTTTTTTTATTCTTTTATTTCTTAATTTATGTATAATAAAAGATAGAGGAATTGATACGCCTAAAACTATAATAATTGTCAATATAGCTATTTCTAAAGTCAATGGTAATCTTTCTAAAATTAAATTAGAAACTGACTCTCCATATTTAAATGAATTACCAAAATCTCCCAAAATAACTCCTTTTCCCCACTGAAAATATCTCTCTCCTAAACTTTTATTTAATCCTAAATTCTCTCTTAAAATCGCTATATCTTCTGGAGAACTTTCCAATCCTAATATTGCAAGAGCAGGATCACCTGGTATTAATTCCAATAATAGAAAAGAAATTGTTCCTATTAAATATATAGAAAAAACCATCTTAAATATTTTTTTTAAATAATACATTTTATTCTCCAATACTCATTTTAGAAAAATTAATATATGGTAAAGGATAATACTCAAATCCTTTTATCTTTTTATCTAAAGATGTTATAAGTTCAGGGTCCATTATATAAATTGCTGCCTGTTTCTCTCTTAAAATCTCTTGTGCTCTTTTATAATTTGCTACTATAATCTCATCATTAGTAGACTCCTTAGCTTTCTCAATTAACATATCATACTCTTCATCACTAAAATTAAAGAAGTTATTTTTATAATCATTAGTATATCTTCTTAAAATTGAATAAGGGTCTAACTTCCCTGAAAGCCCTACTATTGTTGCCTCATATTTTCTTCCAGAATAAACATCTGATAACCAGGTTGTCCACTCTATTGTTTCAATTTCTGCTTTTAGCCCTATAGCTTTTAATTGCTCAGCTATTATTTGAGCTGTATTTACATGCATAGGGTAATTGCTAGGAACTTTTATGGTAAATGTAAAATTATTTTTTCCTACTTCTTCTAAAATCTTCTTAGCTTCATCTATATTTTGTTTTTCTCCAAGATTTTCTATACAGTATTTTTTCATTACTGGACTCATATTAGTTTCAAGCTTTATTCCATTTCCTGCCATAACACTATTAATAATCTCATCTTTATCTAGAGCCATATTAATAGCTTTTCTTACTCTTATATCGTTAAATAGTTCAACATTATTATTTAAAGCAAATATTTGTACAGTGTTTTGTGGAGCAGATATATTATTAAAGTTTTTTAATTCATTTACTCTTTTAGAATCTACTCTTGAAAGCATATTTATCTCTCCAGAAAGAAGTTTTAAAAATGCTGTTTCACTATTTGGCACAATTAAAACAGTTACTCTATCTAGTTTTGTTTTTTCTCCCCAATATTCATTAAATCTATCCAATACTATTTGTTGTTCCCTATCATATTGAGCAACTTTAAATGGCCCTGTTCCAATAGGATTTTTATCCAAATCATTAGCATTTTCATCAGGAACAATACCCTTTATTAAAGCATATATAAAAGCTGAATCTGCTTTTTTTAACTTTATTTCTATTTCATCTTCTGAAACTACTTTTATCTTCTCTATCTCATTAAAAAGAGCACTAGCTGGTGGGAAGCCATCTTTACCAGCCATTCTATTTAAAGAAAATTCTACATCTTTTACATCTAATGGATTTCCATTGTGAAATTTTATTCCTTTTCTTATTTTAAATGTGTATATTCTTCCATCTTCTGAAATTTTGTATGATTCTGCTATTGCCGGAGTTAATTCCCCTTTAGAATTTGGCATAAGCAATCCCTCAAAGACATTTAACATTATCTCCTCTGTCCCACTTGATACCATCTTATAAGGATTAAGGCTATCTATATCCATACTCATAGTAGTCTTTATTTCTTTTAAATTATTTTCTGTATCTTTTCCACAAGCTAATATTAAAATACTCAATATTGCTAAAAATATCACTTTTATAATTTTTTTCACTCTTTCCATAATAACCTCCAAAGAAAGTATTTGTTCACTTTTTCTATATAATATTTTAAATATAAATTAACATACTACTATTGTATCATATTTTTTCTATAAAAAAAGAGTATAACTAAAATTATTTTATAATAATCTAGTTATACTCAAATTATAGTCAATTAATTATCATTTTTAATA of Fusobacterium mortiferum ATCC 9817 contains these proteins:
- a CDS encoding ABC transporter substrate-binding protein, with translation MERVKKIIKVIFLAILSILILACGKDTENNLKEIKTTMSMDIDSLNPYKMVSSGTEEIMLNVFEGLLMPNSKGELTPAIAESYKISEDGRIYTFKIRKGIKFHNGNPLDVKDVEFSLNRMAGKDGFPPASALFNEIEKIKVVSEDEIEIKLKKADSAFIYALIKGIVPDENANDLDKNPIGTGPFKVAQYDREQQIVLDRFNEYWGEKTKLDRVTVLIVPNSETAFLKLLSGEINMLSRVDSKRVNELKNFNNISAPQNTVQIFALNNNVELFNDIRVRKAINMALDKDEIINSVMAGNGIKLETNMSPVMKKYCIENLGEKQNIDEAKKILEEVGKNNFTFTIKVPSNYPMHVNTAQIIAEQLKAIGLKAEIETIEWTTWLSDVYSGRKYEATIVGLSGKLDPYSILRRYTNDYKNNFFNFSDEEYDMLIEKAKESTNDEIIVANYKRAQEILREKQAAIYIMDPELITSLDKKIKGFEYYPLPYINFSKMSIGE
- a CDS encoding ABC transporter permease, whose product is MYYLKKIFKMVFSIYLIGTISFLLLELIPGDPALAILGLESSPEDIAILRENLGLNKSLGERYFQWGKGVILGDFGNSFKYGESVSNLILERLPLTLEIAILTIIIVLGVSIPLSFIIHKLRNKRIKKVIDFIIGLCISIPSFWLGIISMFIFSVILRWFSVGYNNTLYSLLLPCIVIAIPNIGVFTSYIKNNLEIELREEYIKYLFVNGVKKFWLNIYILKNSIIPVIPLIGIMLIDLITGVVIIEQIFSIPGIGRLMITAVINRDLPLVQGLIFYTSVVLVVINFMIDILYSIVDPRIRSER
- a CDS encoding ABC transporter permease, translating into MKKIRYLLLIIVIMICIFFYQDPYAMEESKILMAPTFENILGCDNLGRDIFSRLLLGSFYTLAIAFLSISLSVITGTIIGSLAGYFGKGIDVIIMSIVEVIMSIPGILIALGIIIILGTGFHSLIVAIFVIYIPRCVNVVRGLVKKEKNMEYVIAVKTYGVSDLRIIYRHILPNILKSVSVSFTTGFAGAILTEAGLGYLGLGIQPPYPTWGNMLNQSQSYFLSAPWFTIAPGLAIIFTIYQIKKLEKRGRKY